A single Pseudoxanthomonas sp. DNA region contains:
- a CDS encoding peroxiredoxin: MSASHALSKSTLKLPLALSGGQTTTLADYAGTWLVLYFYPKDSTPGCTTEGLDFNALLPTFKKLGATVLGVSRDSVKSHDNFCAKQGFRFPLVSDADEALCKAFDVIQEKNMYGRKVLGVVRSTFLISPDGRIAQEWRGVKVPGHAQAVLDALKAHQAQ; this comes from the coding sequence ATGAGCGCATCCCACGCACTGAGCAAGTCCACCCTCAAGCTGCCGCTGGCGCTGTCCGGCGGCCAGACCACCACCCTCGCCGACTACGCCGGCACCTGGCTGGTCCTGTACTTCTATCCCAAGGACAGCACGCCCGGCTGCACCACCGAAGGCCTGGACTTCAACGCGCTGCTGCCCACGTTCAAGAAGCTGGGCGCGACGGTCCTGGGCGTCTCGCGCGACTCGGTGAAATCGCACGACAACTTCTGCGCCAAGCAGGGCTTCCGGTTCCCGCTGGTCAGCGACGCCGACGAAGCGCTGTGCAAGGCCTTCGACGTGATCCAGGAAAAGAACATGTACGGCCGCAAGGTGCTGGGCGTGGTCCGCAGCACCTTCCTGATCTCGCCCGACGGCCGCATCGCGCAGGAGTGGCGCGGCGTCAAGGTTCCCGGCCACGCCCAGGCCGTGCTGGATGCGCTGAAGGCCCACCAGGCCCAGTGA